Below is a window of Tolypothrix bouteillei VB521301 DNA.
GCAGTCCAAAATAATGTCAGTACTCTTAGGTATCTGTTTATCACGGGTTAAAACGGGTTTTAAAAACACTTAGATATCAATTATCCCAAAATGTGAGGTAAATCTGATTCATCGGTTTCTCGTTCTTTTAAAGTTTCTTCAAAAACTTCCTTTAATAAAATCAGTCCTTCTTCTATTTGCAGAATCTGTTCTTCCGAAAGGTGTTTGAGGAGGTTGGCAATATGAGTGCGAGTTTGTTCGCGAGCTTGTTGAAGGTGATGGTTTCCTGCTTCAGTTAGCTTGAGCACAATCCGCCGTCGTTCCTGAGGATGATCGTTACGATGTACGTAAGCACGCTGTACGAGCCGTTCTATGGTTGCTGATGCTGTAGCGCGAGTTACTCCTAAATGTTCGGCTAAATCGGAAAGTGAAGCACCGGGGTTGCGATCGAGAAATGCTAGTGTCCGAAATTGAGGAACTGACAAAGTTGTAGAGCCCTGAGCACGCATATCTGCTCGAATAGCTCTCATCACCAATGGAATTGTCTCCATTACCTTAGCAGCACATTCTTGAGAAGTGTTTTTTTGAGAAGTTCGCTTTAAACCCATTTGAATAATTAATTTTCTTTAGCGCATCAATATATCATGATGCATATTTGTAACTCTACTCTAGCAATAACCTTATTTTTCCAGCAGTTTTCACCTAAATGAACCAGAGTCTTTCCCTTCCCAGGTAAGCTACGGTGGTATACACATCTTTAGAAACCCCCTAAATTCCCCGATAAATTGGGGAATTAAAGAATTTTCCTCCCTTTTTAAGGGGGGCGAGGGGGGCTCGAAACTGCCAGAAGGCATTTTAGGAGACTTGTTTACACCACGGTAGCCTAGGTAAGAGCAGGCGAGGACGCCCATCCCAATACTTGTCGGAAAGAGCGTTTTTTTCCTCCCCTGCACAAAGGTGCTTCTCTTCCACAACAATCTTCTCAGCCCTTGCAGTATTGTTGTATGCCCCACCCAAATTTAAGATTATCTGAATTATGGGTGGGTTACAAATCGCTAGTTCAACCTCACAATGTTCCTAGCCTTACTGGCAATCTCCAATACTTTAGAATAAGCTTTTTCTTCATACTGCTACTTGTGGATACAATCGTCCTGCAATAACGGTCAAGACAACAACTGCAAATAACAGAACACCAAAATCTAATGCGTACCCATATGTGCTTGTACCGTTTAGCAGCATCGCACCTCTTAACGCATCAACTTGATAGGTTAATGGATTGAGGAATGAAATAACTTGCAACCATTTTGGCATCAACGCAATAGGGTAAATAGCATTACTCGCAAAAAACAAAGGCATGGTTATTAACTGACCGATACCTGTAAAACGTTCTCGTGATTTTACCAGACACGCAATTATGACTGAAAAATTGGAGAAACAAACTGCTCCCAAAACTACAATAAGTACAACTTCCAAAAGAAAAAGGGGATTAAAATTCAAATGGACGCCAAGTAGGGATGCTAGCCCATAAATAATGATGATTTGAGGTATGCTTCGCACTCCACAAGACAACGCTTTTCCCAGTACCAAAGCTGGGCGGGGAGTTGGACTAACTAGGAATTTCTGAACTATTCCCAAGTCTCTCTCCCAAATAATTGCCATCCCACCTGTAAAAATTGCCATGAATAGTACGCTTTGAGCTAAAATTCCGGCAGTCATAAAGTCTATATAGGGCAAATTCCCTGTAGGAATCGCACGAATACGGTTAAAGACTTGCCCAAAAATTAAAAGCCACAAAGTTGGTTGTGCTGTTCGTAAAAATATATCACTGGGATCGTGTAATAGTTTGCGTACTTCTAGTTCAACAAGGATGATTGTCTTATCAATCAGTTCTGAAGTTGCGACTAACAAATTTCCTTGACGAGTATAGCGTCTGTTAGCCCAATCGGCGGGTAGTGCGTCTGGTTCTTGATGTCTCATGGTAGCTTGCTCCTGATGTGAGTCGATCGCCCGTATGGTAAATAAATACGTCATCTAAAGTTGCATTGCTCTTGTCTAAAGAAGCTTTTAGGTCTGTTGGTGTACCCGTGACAACTATTTGACCTTGATGGATAATTGCAACGCGATGACACAAACGATCGGCTTCTTCTAAAAAGTGGGTTGTTAAAAGTACGGTAGTGCCATAATTGTTTCGGAGTTCTTGTATGAGTTCCCAAACTTGAGTCCGGGCTATGGGGTCTAACCCTACCGTTGGTTCATCAAGAAACAGAATTTGCGGTTGATGCAGGATGGATTGAGCAATCTCTAACTTGCGAATCATTCCTCCAGAGTAATTTCTTACAAGTCTGTGGGCTACATCTTGTAAACCCATAAAAGTCAGTACGTCTTTGATGAAATGTTCTCTTTTGCTGCGGGGAATGTCATACAGCTTGGCAAACATCAATAGATTTTCGTAACCTGTTAAACTACCATCAGCAGACAGGGCTTGAGGAACGTAGCCAATGACACGCCTCACTAACGGTGCTTGTCGCGCTACATCCAATCCTGCGATCGCAGCTTGTCCGGATGTTGGGGGTAATAAAGTTGTCAGCATTTTAATGACCGTACTCTTTCCCGCACCATTCGGTCCAAGCAACCCAAACACTTCACCCGCTTCAACAGTGAAACTTAAACCATTGACTGCGGTGAATTTCCCAAATTTGCGAGTCAAAGCGCGTACTTCCAAAGCTATGTTTTGCTCGGATAAAGGCGGTAGCCACCGCTCTGTTCTTCCTATCAGTTCAGCCACAAATGAGATTCCCTAATTTAGTTAGTTAACCTAACAATTAGTATTACATATGTTTTTTCAAACGAAAAGTTCTCTTGGGTTAAATCTTTCAAAATGCAAGCAAGATGATGGTTTCGCCTTTCCAGACAATCTAGATGAAAAAAGTGAAGTAGGGTTAGCATTGCCAACCCTACGCCTTTTATTAACAAGTTCTAAAATTTTTAAGATTTTTTTCGCACTAGCAAAACTGACTTGACAGGTCGTTTTACGAAATTTCCTTCTGAATCAAATTTTCCAAAGAAAGTTTTGCCATTGTAATACAGAGAAGAAGAACTACCTCCATCTAAATTCATCGCTTTTTCCGCACCCAAACTTTTCATAAAATCTGCAAGTGCGGGTAATGATATTCCAGATAGAGAAGCTTTTGGTTGTTGAGAAATGGTGACCAAAATAATGGTACCGTCTCGGGTAATACCTACAGCACTTCTAGCATTAAGTTGAGTACTACCCAAAGCATCGCGGGATTTGGCTTCATCTACAAAGCCTTCTTGTACCAAAGTTAAATCCGGTAATAGCTTCGGTCCACCACCCAAAGCATCAACTAACTGACAACCAACAGGGAGTGGATCGTTGTGAAAAGCAATATCATAACGGGCTGTACTATTTGCCTTTGAGTTCTCGCCTAAAGCAGTATTGCACGCATAACGTCTGAATTCTGTACGATTAAAAATTTGATTGAGATACGATTGTAAATCGGGATTGTTTGCGAGGCGTTCGTTTTCTCTCGGATTGGCAACCAGCTTGCCTTGTAGAACAATATTTGATGTTGTTTTTTGATTCTTTGGATCGAAAAAACCACCGTTAATGGTAGCGATCGCTTGATACTTCCGGGCAAATGTTTCGAGAGTTTCTAAGTTTTGCGATACTGCAGGTGTGACTAAAAAATCACTTTGAGAAGGAACAAATATAATATGGGCTTCGCCCTGCTTGAGAACGCGCCTTTCATACCTAATAGTTTTTTCTGTAAGAGCTATTTTATTTGTTACTTTTGTACTACTTAAAACGGAGTTTTGTGAGGAACGCCAAAAAAGTATCATTAATATGCCCATACTGGCTAGCATTCCTAAAAACCACCAGATTTTTCTCATAACATATCCAGTAAAAAAGGAGCGATCTCCTCAATATTTAGCAAATGTTGAACGGCATTCAAAGATACTGCTTCTTTGACCATACCAAACATGGCGTTTTCATTTTGGGCTAGTGTAATACCGCCTGCTTGAGAAATTGCTTGCAAGCCTGCGGCTCCATCATTCCCAATCCCAGATAATAACACACCTGCTGTCGCTCTACCATAATAATTAGCGACAGATTTAAATGTTACTGTAATCGCAGGACAATGTTTTTCTCCCAGTAAAGGTTTTGCATAAATAAATGCACCTTGAGAATCCAATTCCAAGTGATTCTTTTCTGGTGCAAAATAAATGGTTCTTGGTAACGGAAACTCCCCAACTTCAGCAACTTTTACTCGCAGCCCACACTCTGATGACAACCATTTGACCAATCCTGACAACACACCTTCACCCACGTGCAGAACACAAATTACGGGTAGTGGAAAATCAGACGGGAGTTGGTTGAGAATCTTTTGAATTGTTTGCAAACTCCCGGTAGAACCCCCAAGGCTGATAATTTGGATGCGAGACGTTGCGATCGCTCTTGGTGAGTTCGTTTGAAAAACCGATTCAGAGGTTGTCAATTGACCGACAGTAGGAAGCTGTTTGTATTCCCGTTTGGGAATTAATTTCATGTTAGAAAGCACTTTTATCTTAGCAATCAACGCCGACTTAAGTTTTTCATAATCAGTAGGCGAATTGCTTGCAGGTTTGGGAAAAACATCTACTGCACCAGCTTGTAACAATCGGAAAACATTGTCAATGTCTGTTTTCTGCACGTAATTGCTAATTACTAGAATAGGTCGTGGATTTTCAGCCATAACGCGCCGAGTTAATTCCAACCCATCCATATTTTCCATCAACAAATCGGTACAAATGACATCTGGCTGAGTTTTAATAATAACTGCCAAGCCCTCTTCACCATTCCGCGCCGTACCAACCACATCTATTTCTGATGAGGAATTTAGCATTCGTTGAAGAATTTCTAAAGCAATGGGAGAATCTTCAATTAAAACAACTTTTTTTTTCAAGGAATACATTTATATTAATCTCCTCAAGATATCTAAAAATTCTCCCTGTTCAAATTGTCCTTTAGTAATGTATGCATTTGCTCCTACTTTTTCACCTTGCAGTTTGTCCTGTTCGGTTGCTAAAGTAGTGACGAGAATAACAGGTAATTCTTGATATTCTGCTAAGTCGCGAATTTTCATAGTAAACTCAAATCCATCAAGGTTTGGCATTTGGACATCTGAAACAACAGCATCAAATTGGCTTTCACTCAGTTTTTCAAAACCATCTTGACCATCTACAGCCACTATAACTTCATAACCAGCTGCTTCTAAAATCCGTCTCATTTGAGTCCGGATAGGAACTGAATCTTCGACTAGTAAAATCCTCTTTTTAATTTGTGCGATTTCAGCTAGTTCTCTAACTGTAATGGAGACAACTGTCTTTTTAGCAGATTTAAATAAATCTGTCGGGCTCAACACCATACAAACATCTCCAGTCGGCAGAATAGTTGCTCCAGCAATATTACACACTCGTTTTAGCAAACTACTTTGTGGCTTTAAAACAATTTCTTGTAATTCCGCAACGTTATCTACTAGCAAAGCCAACCGCTCAGAACCAAGTTGTAAGATAACGCATGGAATACTTTTTAAAGCAGCAGTTAACGCTTGTGTTGTTGAGGGAATCTTCACTGGCAAACCGAGTAAATCGGCAAGCCAAATAATAGATACGGGTTGTCCTTGGAAAGAAAAAGTTTGGCTACCTTCAACAGCAAAAATTTCTTGCGGAGAAACCAACAGCATGGTTTCAACAAATTCAATGGGAATCGCATAGGGATTGTGGTTGATCTCTACAATTAAGACGCGAGTTGTTGCAAGTACGCTATTAATCGTAATACGAAATAAACAACCCAAACCGGGTGTAAATTCTACAAGTATCTTTCCCTTTAAACGCTCAACATTTGCACGTACAATATCTAAACCAACTCCTCTACCAGAAATTTCTGTGACTGAGGTGCGGGTGGAGAACCCAGGAACAAAAATCAATGACTGAATTTCAGCCAGGGACATTCTTAAAAGTTCTTCTTCAGTGCAGATACCTCGGTTGACTGCAGCCTGTTTAATGGCTTCAACATCCAATCCGCGCCCATCGTCAGAAACTTCTATGGTTACAGTGTTACCTGTCTGGGTAGCTCGAATCTGAATTGTGGCTGTGGGAAGTTTGCCGACTTGTTGGCGTTCTAAAGGGGTTTCAATACCGTGATCGACTGCATTGCGAAGGAGGTGCAACAGTGGATCTTTCATCTCTTCTAAAATCCGCTTGTCTACACAAGTTTCTCCTCCCTCAATTAGGAGATTGACTTCTTTGTTTTGCTGCTTGGCTAAGTCCCTGACAGTACGAGGGAAGAAATTCAATATTGCTGAGAGTGGTATCAGTCGGACAGAGGTGATGGCTGAATTCAGTTCATCGGATACAGCTTCGAGCTTAGTGCTGGAATCTGTGGTTTTATTTTTAAGGTTGTTTAAATAAATTCCTAATTGCTTGAGGCGGTTTTCCAATAAATCGGAAAACCTGAGCAGTGATTGCTGTTTTGTATCTGGTAGATGCTCTAGTGAATCTTGCAATAATTGACGACTGGCAAAAATTTGCCGATTTAAATCTTCCCATAAGGTTGTGATTTCTTCTAAATCGGCGAGTTGGTTGGCAATTTGACCTTTGGTGACAACTAATTCACCTACGTAAGTTAATAGTTTATCGAGTCTTTCAGATTCAACACGGATTGTATCAATCTGGTCATCAATCAGTTCTGTTGGTTCATTGGGGTGAATTGCGTCTGTGGAGACAGAGGGCTGTTCCACTCTGGTGTGGGTTGGTTTGGTATCGTGGGAATCGGTTGTTGTTTCTTGAATTTCCGAATAGGTATCATCAGGCTCAACTTTCATAAGTTGGGCGAGGACATGGAAGACGCTGACTCCCGCTGGTTGACCGGTAATGGCTTCATGGGCAATTTTACGGACAGCATCTATCCCTTGATAAAGACAATCAAACAGCTGAGGTGTTAGAACTTGTTCGCCTCGCTTGACGGTTCCCAAAATTTCTTCCATTTCATGGGTTAGTGTCTCTGCATCTTTGACCCCTAACATCCGGGAATCGCCTTTGAGAGAGTGCATTTCTCGCAATAATCCCTCAAGCTTGGCGTTGTCTTGGGGATTTTTCTCTAGATGTAGCAATGCTGCTTCAATCTTTTGTATGTGTTCTGCGCTCGCTTCTTTGTATAGCGATCGCAACTCTTCATCTTCTATCATCATAGGAATTCCTTCTACCTCAAAGTACAGCCTGAAGATTTTGAGCAGCTTCGTTCAGTTCTTCGGTAGCCACTTTTACTTGAGTAATACCTATGGCTGTTTCTTCTGCTCCGGTGTTGACTGCATTGATTGCAGCGACAACTTGTTGTACTGTAATTGCTTGCTGTTTGGCAGTTTGGGTAATTTGTTGGGTGTTGAGGAACACGTTGTTAACAGCATCAGCAATATTTGTAAATACATCTCCCGTTTCTGCTACTAGCTTAATTCCTTGTGTCGCTTTTTTTGTGCCTTCATCGGTCACCATAATTGTGGAGTTAATCGCTGCTTGGACTTCATTAACTAGAGCATTGATTCGTTCTGCTGACTTTTTACTTTGGTCGGCGAGTTTGCGAATTTCACCCGCCACAACGGCGAAGCCTTTTCCTTGGTCACCTGCGCGTGCTGCTTCAACTCCTGCGTTGAGAGCTAGCATATTTGTTTGATTTGCCAAATCCGCTACGAGATCGGACACTGTGGAAATTTGAGATGTTTGTTCGCTCAAGCGGACAATTTGGTTGGCGATCGCAGTCACCTGGTCTCGCAGTTCTGCAATCCCTTCCACTGTGAGACCAACTGTTTTTGTCCCACCCTCAGCAAGAGTTAAGGCTTGCTTTGCTCTTTGGGCTGATAATTCTGCTTGTTCTGCTGATTGAAGTGCAGACACTCCTAATTCCTGCATTGTGTAAGTTGTTTGACCGACAGAAGCAGATTGCTCAAAAACGATCTGCTCCTGCTTGCTAACAGTAGAAGTAATATCTTTTACAGAAGATGAAACTGAATCTGAAGCATCTTGGATTGCCTTAACAATAGTAGATGCGAGGATATAAGCGATCGCTAAGGAAATAATAACTGTGATGAATGTTCCCAAACCGGCAACAATTTGTACAATAGTTGCTGATTGTTTAACATCTTGAAGCAACACGGCTGTAATTCTTTCCTGCTCCCGTTCAAATTCCGTTTGTAACTCCTCAACTTCCTGTAATAAAGTTCTACTTTTTCCTTGTTGAAATATTTTGATGGCTTCATCTTTCTTGCTAGATTCTATCAAGTTTACAATTTCTTGAGAAAATTGCTCGATCTCATCTCCCAGTCGGCGAATCTGTGTCAATCTTTCTTTTTGTCGTGGAGTCACAGAAATTTTTTCAAGTGACTGAATAGCTTTTTTATATTCAGTTACTGATTCTTTATAGTCTTTGTTCAAGGCTTCAGGAAGGTCATTAAATATCAATAAACCGCGCACAGATCTTTCAAATCTTGAAATACCTAATGTTAATTGAGCAGTTTCTTTATCAGCATTTTTAGCTTCTTCTACTTTTTGAAAAGAGACATCTAAATTTCTATAATTTAAGAAAGCTAACCCGTTAAGTAACATCAATAGTAAAAGTGGAAATGAGTATCCCAATATAATTCTTTCTCTCAGTTTAATTTTGGTAAACATATATTGTATATCCTTATTTTGGTATTTATAGGAAATAGAGATTGCGGTTTAGAAATTAGTGACTAGGAAATCGATGTTCGAGCCATAGTAGCCAATCTAAATTTGTTCATTCACTATTAATCCTCCTTCTGTTAAGATCTTGGGTAAATCTAAAATACGAAGAATTTGGTCTTCAAAAGGAACAAATCCTTGAAGATACTGTAGGGTATCATCAAATGAAGTTACACTTAATGGTAAAATTTCATCCTGTTTGAGCGCAACGACTTCCAAAACTCGATCTACAGGAAACCCAGCAAGAATATCATGGACTTGAAATACAACAGCTTTAGAACCAAGGGTGATGGGAGTAGTCGGAAGATTCAAAACATGACGAATATCGACTAAGGTAATAATCTGTCCTCGCAAATTCATATTACCGAGAATATGTTTTGGACAGCAAGGAATAGGTTTTAAATTTTGAATATTGGTAAACTCTCTCACCAATTCTAAATTCAGACCAAAATATTCATCTCCAAAACTAATGACAGCAAGAGAAATTTTTTCAATCTCAGTCTCCAACCTGACTGTTATGCCTTGAAGTTCTAACGCTCGCTGCTGAAAAATTTTTCTTTCTTCTAAAGTTATGTATGGGCAATAAAGATCGTAAAAATTTGGAACCGAGCTTTCCTCAAGTAACTGATAATTATCTATAAATTTTTCTTCTTCAACAGCTTTTTTTCTGGTATCTAGTTCACTTTCTAAATCCCAAATTAAAGTTAGTAAGTCATCTGGATGACGGATCAACTGCTGAGAGTTAAGCAACCAAACAGCTTGCGAATTGACTTGAATAAATCCAGTTATAACTGAAATAGTGCGATCGGATATATCTCCTTGTAATATAGGTGTTTCGATAAGATTATTATCGACTTCTATCATCTCTAAAATTTCGTGAACTATTATGCCAATTTGTAAGCTTTCCCACTGTATGATGATGAGAAAATCGTTTATATGGCAATTTTTTAGTGAATAACCTAATAGTAAATCGAGATGTAATACGGGGATGAGTTGCTGTTTTAAATAAAAGACTCCAATCAGATCGCTGTTGGTATCGGTAACAGGTATAAGTTCCGGAAGAGGAAAAATTTCTTGAACAAATTCTGCTTCAATACCGTATAGTGAATCGTGGAGCAGGACTGTTAGATATTTACTACTTTGATACATATATAATACCGTTTTAAAAAAAGAAAATACACCCCAAGAGTCCTATAATGAACGGAGCTTCAAAAGCACGAACGTAACAATATGATTTTCCCTAATTTGTTAATAAATTTCACGATTGTACTAAAGAGTTGTATAAAATTCATCTCTATTTAATTCTTTGAATTGATTTACCCATTAAAAAATTTTGCTGGATGTAGTTTGGCTTTTAAAGCCTAAAGCACGAAAACGTGATTCACGAGAGTTTGTTTCAGCAAGCTTTTTTTCTTTAACATATTTATCTACAATTTTTAGTAAGGCTTCTGGTTCAAATGGCTTCGTTAAATAATGGGTAGTACCTGCAATTTGACCTCGAAGTTTATCGGAAAATTTATCTCGTGCTGTTACCATAACAATAGGTAATTGCTTAAATCTAGGAATACTGCGGACTGTGCGACAAAACTCTAATCCGTCAATTTCTGGCATAGTTACATCCAACAGCAAGAGCATAATTGGATGAGTATTCAGCATTTTTAAAGCTTCTACAGCATTGCTTGCAGAGAAAACTTGGTAGTCTTCAACCAACGCTCTCTTAATAAGAGCCTGTACGACTGGGCTGTCGTCAACACTCAAAACAATTGGACGTTCTTGCTCTACAGGAACAGGAACGTCTGGAGTCACAGTTTGAGTTTGGGATGGTGTTAGGAACGTGTTTTCCCTTATAGAAAGCAAATTCGAGGCTGACCACACTTTGTAGCATTGAGCTAGTTCTAGTGGATCTTGATCTAATTCTTCAGCAATATCTATGAGCGATCGCCTACCATCCACCCTCTCAAGTAAGTGTTGCTGTTTGTTATTTTCTATGATGGCTCGCCAACGACCGGACAAAATTTGAGGAATAGCCTCCATACTGGGGACGATTGGAGCCAGAGCATCCCATTTTTTTTGGCGTTCTCCCACTTCTTGAAGCAGCGCGTACCAGTTCAAGGTATGACCATCAGTTCCGTAACTCAGATCGATCTGTAGTGTATTGTCCACCTGCAATTGTCCGGAAAATGAATGGGTTTGTTCCAAGACTTGCGCGACTTGAGTGCGGACGAAGGTTTCAATCTCCTCCCATTTGAATACTCTTATCCGAACGATATGTTCTAACAGTTCTCGAAAAGATAAGGGATTTTGTAACTTTTGCGCGGCGTATCTGACAGCTGTATCCGCCCAGCTACTGCTGCACTTTACCCCAATTTGTCTGGCAAATTCTTGATTGGTGAGAGTTTTTATTCCACCGTAAATAATTTCGCCGTTGTTAAAAACTAAAACACGTTTTCTAGGTTGTTTATCCGGATGAACGAAGGCGCTGATATCAACTAAGCCACTCACTCGCTGACATCGCAGATCTTCAAGCTCATTCTGTAATTCTCCAGCTTGATATTGTATTTTTCTTGACATCATCTAAACCCAATTAGCAGGCATATATTTCAACATCAGATCTAGCAAAGTAAAGGCAGAGCCCAATCTGTG
It encodes the following:
- a CDS encoding chemotaxis protein CheW, which encodes MYQSSKYLTVLLHDSLYGIEAEFVQEIFPLPELIPVTDTNSDLIGVFYLKQQLIPVLHLDLLLGYSLKNCHINDFLIIIQWESLQIGIIVHEILEMIEVDNNLIETPILQGDISDRTISVITGFIQVNSQAVWLLNSQQLIRHPDDLLTLIWDLESELDTRKKAVEEEKFIDNYQLLEESSVPNFYDLYCPYITLEERKIFQQRALELQGITVRLETEIEKISLAVISFGDEYFGLNLELVREFTNIQNLKPIPCCPKHILGNMNLRGQIITLVDIRHVLNLPTTPITLGSKAVVFQVHDILAGFPVDRVLEVVALKQDEILPLSVTSFDDTLQYLQGFVPFEDQILRILDLPKILTEGGLIVNEQI
- a CDS encoding ABC transporter permease; its protein translation is MRHQEPDALPADWANRRYTRQGNLLVATSELIDKTIILVELEVRKLLHDPSDIFLRTAQPTLWLLIFGQVFNRIRAIPTGNLPYIDFMTAGILAQSVLFMAIFTGGMAIIWERDLGIVQKFLVSPTPRPALVLGKALSCGVRSIPQIIIIYGLASLLGVHLNFNPLFLLEVVLIVVLGAVCFSNFSVIIACLVKSRERFTGIGQLITMPLFFASNAIYPIALMPKWLQVISFLNPLTYQVDALRGAMLLNGTSTYGYALDFGVLLFAVVVLTVIAGRLYPQVAV
- a CDS encoding MarR family winged helix-turn-helix transcriptional regulator → MGLKRTSQKNTSQECAAKVMETIPLVMRAIRADMRAQGSTTLSVPQFRTLAFLDRNPGASLSDLAEHLGVTRATASATIERLVQRAYVHRNDHPQERRRIVLKLTEAGNHHLQQAREQTRTHIANLLKHLSEEQILQIEEGLILLKEVFEETLKERETDESDLPHILG
- a CDS encoding hybrid sensor histidine kinase/response regulator, translating into MMIEDEELRSLYKEASAEHIQKIEAALLHLEKNPQDNAKLEGLLREMHSLKGDSRMLGVKDAETLTHEMEEILGTVKRGEQVLTPQLFDCLYQGIDAVRKIAHEAITGQPAGVSVFHVLAQLMKVEPDDTYSEIQETTTDSHDTKPTHTRVEQPSVSTDAIHPNEPTELIDDQIDTIRVESERLDKLLTYVGELVVTKGQIANQLADLEEITTLWEDLNRQIFASRQLLQDSLEHLPDTKQQSLLRFSDLLENRLKQLGIYLNNLKNKTTDSSTKLEAVSDELNSAITSVRLIPLSAILNFFPRTVRDLAKQQNKEVNLLIEGGETCVDKRILEEMKDPLLHLLRNAVDHGIETPLERQQVGKLPTATIQIRATQTGNTVTIEVSDDGRGLDVEAIKQAAVNRGICTEEELLRMSLAEIQSLIFVPGFSTRTSVTEISGRGVGLDIVRANVERLKGKILVEFTPGLGCLFRITINSVLATTRVLIVEINHNPYAIPIEFVETMLLVSPQEIFAVEGSQTFSFQGQPVSIIWLADLLGLPVKIPSTTQALTAALKSIPCVILQLGSERLALLVDNVAELQEIVLKPQSSLLKRVCNIAGATILPTGDVCMVLSPTDLFKSAKKTVVSITVRELAEIAQIKKRILLVEDSVPIRTQMRRILEAAGYEVIVAVDGQDGFEKLSESQFDAVVSDVQMPNLDGFEFTMKIRDLAEYQELPVILVTTLATEQDKLQGEKVGANAYITKGQFEQGEFLDILRRLI
- a CDS encoding phosphodiester glycosidase family protein, which gives rise to MRKIWWFLGMLASMGILMILFWRSSQNSVLSSTKVTNKIALTEKTIRYERRVLKQGEAHIIFVPSQSDFLVTPAVSQNLETLETFARKYQAIATINGGFFDPKNQKTTSNIVLQGKLVANPRENERLANNPDLQSYLNQIFNRTEFRRYACNTALGENSKANSTARYDIAFHNDPLPVGCQLVDALGGGPKLLPDLTLVQEGFVDEAKSRDALGSTQLNARSAVGITRDGTIILVTISQQPKASLSGISLPALADFMKSLGAEKAMNLDGGSSSSLYYNGKTFFGKFDSEGNFVKRPVKSVLLVRKKS
- a CDS encoding chemotaxis protein CheB, whose translation is MYSLKKKVVLIEDSPIALEILQRMLNSSSEIDVVGTARNGEEGLAVIIKTQPDVICTDLLMENMDGLELTRRVMAENPRPILVISNYVQKTDIDNVFRLLQAGAVDVFPKPASNSPTDYEKLKSALIAKIKVLSNMKLIPKREYKQLPTVGQLTTSESVFQTNSPRAIATSRIQIISLGGSTGSLQTIQKILNQLPSDFPLPVICVLHVGEGVLSGLVKWLSSECGLRVKVAEVGEFPLPRTIYFAPEKNHLELDSQGAFIYAKPLLGEKHCPAITVTFKSVANYYGRATAGVLLSGIGNDGAAGLQAISQAGGITLAQNENAMFGMVKEAVSLNAVQHLLNIEEIAPFLLDML
- a CDS encoding response regulator; the protein is MMSRKIQYQAGELQNELEDLRCQRVSGLVDISAFVHPDKQPRKRVLVFNNGEIIYGGIKTLTNQEFARQIGVKCSSSWADTAVRYAAQKLQNPLSFRELLEHIVRIRVFKWEEIETFVRTQVAQVLEQTHSFSGQLQVDNTLQIDLSYGTDGHTLNWYALLQEVGERQKKWDALAPIVPSMEAIPQILSGRWRAIIENNKQQHLLERVDGRRSLIDIAEELDQDPLELAQCYKVWSASNLLSIRENTFLTPSQTQTVTPDVPVPVEQERPIVLSVDDSPVVQALIKRALVEDYQVFSASNAVEALKMLNTHPIMLLLLDVTMPEIDGLEFCRTVRSIPRFKQLPIVMVTARDKFSDKLRGQIAGTTHYLTKPFEPEALLKIVDKYVKEKKLAETNSRESRFRALGFKSQTTSSKIF
- a CDS encoding methyl-accepting chemotaxis protein — protein: MFTKIKLRERIILGYSFPLLLLMLLNGLAFLNYRNLDVSFQKVEEAKNADKETAQLTLGISRFERSVRGLLIFNDLPEALNKDYKESVTEYKKAIQSLEKISVTPRQKERLTQIRRLGDEIEQFSQEIVNLIESSKKDEAIKIFQQGKSRTLLQEVEELQTEFEREQERITAVLLQDVKQSATIVQIVAGLGTFITVIISLAIAYILASTIVKAIQDASDSVSSSVKDITSTVSKQEQIVFEQSASVGQTTYTMQELGVSALQSAEQAELSAQRAKQALTLAEGGTKTVGLTVEGIAELRDQVTAIANQIVRLSEQTSQISTVSDLVADLANQTNMLALNAGVEAARAGDQGKGFAVVAGEIRKLADQSKKSAERINALVNEVQAAINSTIMVTDEGTKKATQGIKLVAETGDVFTNIADAVNNVFLNTQQITQTAKQQAITVQQVVAAINAVNTGAEETAIGITQVKVATEELNEAAQNLQAVL
- a CDS encoding ATP-binding cassette domain-containing protein, whose amino-acid sequence is MAELIGRTERWLPPLSEQNIALEVRALTRKFGKFTAVNGLSFTVEAGEVFGLLGPNGAGKSTVIKMLTTLLPPTSGQAAIAGLDVARQAPLVRRVIGYVPQALSADGSLTGYENLLMFAKLYDIPRSKREHFIKDVLTFMGLQDVAHRLVRNYSGGMIRKLEIAQSILHQPQILFLDEPTVGLDPIARTQVWELIQELRNNYGTTVLLTTHFLEEADRLCHRVAIIHQGQIVVTGTPTDLKASLDKSNATLDDVFIYHTGDRLTSGASYHETSRTRRTTRRLG